A single Streptomyces mirabilis DNA region contains:
- a CDS encoding MFS transporter, which produces MSPTAPPAPAPRITYGAVLGSPYVARLLGGTLTGRLPNGMAPVAILLWATTSGSSIAFGGLLSALYGLSSSVVQPVKGRLMDRHGQTAVHLPAAVLNAALLMALPLTGPYGGPGLATAIVVAGGLTTPSLEAGLRALWPSVLPDARLRHAALALDTGTQGLLYIVGPLLVAALASAYNPTVALTVTAALGLAGTTVVVLAPPSRRWRPTPSADTRHGAARRLTSPGLALLFISLTGIGFAIGAMNVWSISMAEHHEQDMLSGIIPAAFSTGSFLGGLVYGRRTWSRTTADRLIIASAAFLAGWLPLAVLAAPFAATSAVAVPGAFLTVVVACAYVTTDALAPADRTSEAYAWLILSIGVGQSAGTALAGRLAEQPLASAALPAAGAAFALAVLLAARRQLRPAGHWPRGRHRRSLRGRHKTS; this is translated from the coding sequence TTGTCCCCGACCGCACCCCCGGCCCCGGCACCGCGCATCACCTACGGCGCGGTGCTGGGCAGCCCGTACGTCGCCCGCCTCCTCGGCGGCACCCTCACCGGCCGCCTCCCCAACGGCATGGCGCCCGTCGCGATCCTCCTGTGGGCCACCACGAGCGGCAGCAGCATCGCCTTCGGCGGACTGCTCAGCGCCCTGTACGGGCTGTCCTCCTCGGTGGTGCAGCCGGTCAAGGGACGCCTCATGGACCGCCACGGCCAAACGGCCGTGCACCTTCCGGCCGCCGTGCTCAACGCAGCCCTCCTGATGGCCCTTCCGCTGACCGGACCGTACGGCGGACCGGGCCTCGCCACGGCCATCGTCGTCGCCGGCGGCCTGACCACCCCGTCCCTGGAGGCAGGGCTGCGAGCCCTATGGCCAAGCGTGCTGCCCGACGCCCGCCTCCGGCACGCCGCGCTCGCCCTCGACACCGGCACGCAGGGCCTGCTGTACATCGTCGGCCCCCTGCTCGTCGCCGCCCTCGCCTCCGCGTACAACCCCACCGTCGCGCTCACCGTCACCGCCGCCCTCGGCCTGGCCGGCACCACCGTGGTCGTGCTCGCTCCGCCATCGAGGCGCTGGCGACCGACGCCGTCAGCCGACACCCGGCACGGTGCCGCTCGTCGGCTAACCAGCCCCGGCCTGGCGCTCCTGTTCATCTCGCTCACCGGCATCGGGTTCGCGATCGGGGCCATGAACGTGTGGTCGATCTCCATGGCCGAGCACCACGAGCAGGACATGCTCTCGGGCATCATCCCCGCCGCGTTCTCCACCGGCAGCTTCCTGGGCGGCCTCGTCTATGGACGGCGCACCTGGAGTCGGACCACCGCCGACCGTCTGATCATCGCCAGCGCTGCGTTCCTCGCCGGGTGGCTCCCGCTGGCGGTCTTGGCCGCACCCTTCGCGGCCACCTCAGCGGTCGCCGTGCCCGGTGCGTTCCTGACCGTCGTGGTCGCCTGCGCCTACGTGACCACCGACGCCCTCGCCCCGGCGGACCGGACCAGCGAGGCGTACGCGTGGCTGATCCTCTCGATCGGCGTCGGGCAGTCCGCCGGTACCGCCCTGGCCGGACGCCTCGCCGAGCAGCCGCTCGCCAGCGCCGCGCTCCCCGCCGCCGGTGCGGCCTTCGCACTCGCCGTCCTTCTCGCCGCACGCCGACAGCTCCGCCCCGCCGGACACTGGCCGCGCGGCCGGCACCGTCGCTCACTCCGAGGCCGGCACAAGACGTCCTGA